From Cucumis melo cultivar AY chromosome 1, USDA_Cmelo_AY_1.0, whole genome shotgun sequence, a single genomic window includes:
- the LOC103500551 gene encoding S-protein homolog 1-like has product MVLLWLATTNLVGGQVLRSSGPPPERTRYHVHVLNGPYYVHVLNGLSYHSLDVHCQSKDDDLGHHLVNHGDDFQWNFIENLFRTTLFWCRLEKSDAYVSFESFWPESLKNPWLRRRCGTQLTCLWTAKDDGIYLRNMPTNVDEFVHKWIAT; this is encoded by the coding sequence ATGGTCCTTTTGTGGCTTGCCACAACCAATTTGGTTGGGGGTCAAGTTCTAAGGTCGTCGGGGCCTCCACCAGAACGTACGAGATATCATGTTCATGTGCTAAACGGGCCATATTATGTTCATGTGCTAAATGGGCTAAGCTACCATAGTTTGGATGTGCATTGTCAATCCAAGGACGATGATTTGGGACATCATTTGGTTAATCATGGAGATGATTTCCAATGGAACTTTATAGAAAACCTTTTCAGAACAACCTTGTTTTGGTGTAGATTGGAAAAGTCGGATGCGTATGTCTCTTTTGAAAGCTTTTGGCCTGAGTCGTTGAAGAACCCTTGGCTTCGTCGTAGGTGTGGGACTCAATTAACTTGTCTTTGGACAGCTAAAGATGATGGAATTTATTTGAGAAATATGCCTACTAATGTTGATGAATTTGTTCACAAATGGATTGCAACGTAA